One segment of Streptosporangium brasiliense DNA contains the following:
- a CDS encoding STAS domain-containing protein: protein MDLKLDHHSEDRLTIVEVEGEIDVYTAPRLRELLIDLVNKGNFHLLVNMEKVDFLDSTGLGVLVGGLKRVRAHDGSLELVCTQERILKIFRITGLTKVFGIYASVEEAKEAHGRDK, encoded by the coding sequence GTGGATCTGAAGTTGGACCACCATTCCGAGGACCGTCTCACCATCGTTGAGGTCGAGGGTGAGATCGATGTCTACACCGCGCCCAGATTGCGTGAGCTCCTGATCGACCTGGTCAACAAGGGGAACTTCCACCTCCTGGTCAACATGGAGAAGGTCGACTTCCTTGACTCAACGGGACTTGGCGTCCTGGTCGGCGGGCTCAAGCGAGTTCGGGCGCACGACGGCTCACTGGAGCTGGTCTGCACCCAGGAGCGCATCCTGAAGATCTTCCGGATCACCGGGCTGACCAAGGTCTTCGGGATCTACGCCTCGGTGGAGGAGGCCAAGGAAGCCCACGGCCGAGACAAGTAG